Proteins encoded by one window of Salvia splendens isolate huo1 chromosome 5, SspV2, whole genome shotgun sequence:
- the LOC121804956 gene encoding probable serine/threonine-protein kinase At1g54610 isoform X2, whose protein sequence is MGCVCGKPYALDDNKDSPEERLSSKATSDLLASRSVSSRREESYSVKDRLDNGGNEERVTLIDKQINGSARLQGERFERKREKAEYASAGPHPRAGLVPRATEGEQVAAGWPPWLAAVAGEAIKGWVPRRADSFEKLDKIGQGTYSNVYRARDLDEGKIVALKKVSLYLVFEYMEHDLAGLASHPGLKFTEPQVKCYMKQLLRGLDHCHNCGVLHRDIKGSNLLIDNRGILKIADFGLASLYDPHHSQPLTSRVVTLWYRPPELLLGATYYGTAVDLWSTGCILAELYAGKPIMPGRTEVEQLHKIFKLCGSPSEEYWRKSKLPHATIFKPQQPYKRRVVETFKDFPAPALALMEILLSIDPADRGSASSALKSEFFTARPHPCDPSSLPKYPPSKEFDAKVREEEARRVAAGSKGQRYDIERRGSRESRAVPAPEANAELISSMQKRHGQPNSKSRSEMFSSHPEEVASGFPIDPPRPSQSIEEDKNDPQGNVHKRASHSGPLVNRAAWTKVGKNIEDAPRNLGVADLSVMSGLVAARRSMLSEEHRDRSYSHQEAPKLIARFPGSFKEGSHSMTKQDLKNNGQLEDDKASNSSVSLGKGPRGNKIHYSGPLLVPSGKVEQVLKDHDRQIQEAVRRARLDKERMRKMQGEGNQLSMNTLFVSGR, encoded by the exons ATGGGTTGTGTTTGTGGTAAGCCTTATGCTCTTGATGATAACAAGGATAGCCCTGAGGAGAGGTTGTCGAGTAAAGCAACGTCAGATCTGCTGGCCTCGAGGTCTGTATCGTCGAGGAGGGAGGAGAGTTACTCAGTGAAGGATCGGTTGGATAATGGTGGCAATGAGGAAAGGGTCACATTGATAGATAAACAAATCAATGGCTCAGCTAGATTGCAGGGGGAGCGTTTTGAGAGGAAGAGGGAGAAAGCCGAGTATGCTTCGGCTGGGCCACATCCGAGGGCGGGCTTAGTGCCTAGAGCAACTGAAGGGGAACAGGTCGCAGCTGGATGGCCACCTTGGCTGGCAGCGGTGGCCGGTGAGGCTATTAAAGGATGGGTGCCGAGGAGGGCAGATTCATTTGAAAAGCTGGATAAG ATCGGTCAGGGTACTTACAGTAATGTTTACCGCGCCCGAGATCTCGATGAAGGGAAAATTGTTGCTTTGAAGAAAGTAAG CTTGTACCTCGTTTTTGAGTATATGGAGCATGATTTGGCTGGACTTGCATCTCACCCTGGCCTTAAGTTTACTGAACCTCAG GTTAAATGCTACATGAAACAACTTCTACGTGGACTCGATCACTGTCATAATTGTGGCGTGCTTCATCGAGACATAAAAGGTTCCAACCTGTTAATCGACAATAGGGGCATTCTCAAGATTGCCGACTTTGGCCTGGCTAGTTTGTATGATCCTCATCATAGTCAACCACTGACCAGCCGTGTTGTAACCCTGTGGTATCGGCCACCTGAACTTCTGCTTGGTGCAACTTATTACGGTACTGCCGTCGATTTATGGAGCACGGGTTGCATACTTGCAGAATTATATGCCGGCAAGCCTATAATGCCTGGAAGAACCGAG GTTGAGCAGTTGCATAAAATATTCAAACTTTGTGGATCACCCTCGGAGGAGTATTGGAGGAAATCAAAGTTGCCTCATGCAACAATTTTCAAGCCCCAGCAGCCTTACAAGCGCCGGGTTGTTGAAACATTTAAAGATTTTCCAGCACCAGCATTAGCACTTATGGAGATTTTGCTATCCATAGATCCTGCTGATCGTGGATCCGCATCATCTGCTTTGAAGAGTGAG TTCTTTACAGCGAGGCCTCATCCTTGTGATCCCTCGAGTTTGCCTAAGTATCCTCCCAGCAAAGAGTTCGACGCTAAAGTACGAGAGGAAGAAGCAAGGAG AGTGGCAGCTGGTAGCAAAGGTCAACGGTATGACATTGAAAGGAGAGGATCGAGAGAATCTCGTGCAGTTCCAGCTCCTGAAGCCAATGCTGAGTTGATCTCCTCTATGCAG AAACGACACGGTCAGCCCAACTCCAAGAGCAGGAGTGAGATGTTCAGTTCGCATCCCGAAGAAGTGGCTTCGGGTTTTCCTATCGATCCACCAAGACCATCACAATCCATTGAGGAAGATAAAAACGATCCCCAGGGAAATGTCCACAAGAGGGCGTCCCATTCTGGGCCTTTGGTAAACCGGGCTGCCTGGACGAAGGTTGGAAAGAATATTGAAGACGCTCCAAGGAATCTCGGCGTGGCTGACCTATCAGTCATGTCGGGTCTGGTAGCTGCTAGGAGGAGCATGCTGTCTGAAGAGCACAGAGATAGATCTTACTCTCACCAGGAAGCACCAAAGCTCATCGCCCGGTTTCCAGGTTCGTTTAAAGAGGGTTCACATTCGATGACGAAGCAGGACCTAAAGAACAATGGGCAGCTTGAAGATGATAAAGCAAGCAACAGCTCTGTTTCT CTGGGTAAAGGGCCAAGGGGGAACAAGATCCACTACTCGGGGCCGCTGCTTGTCCCTTCGGGCAAAGTGGAGCAGGTGTTGAAGGATCACGATCGTCAAATCCAAGAGGCCGTGAGACGTGCACGCCTGGACAAGGAGAGGATGCGGAAAATGCAGGGGGAAGGGAACCAGCTATCGATGAACACACTATTCGTTTCAGGGCGATAA
- the LOC121804957 gene encoding protein SPA1-RELATED 4-like isoform X1, giving the protein MFVFVFVSWDSCKHTNSERWIVMEGSSESGWERSDSSRGLNSSFLVRNSRILRGGAVRFSGDNSSHDSVRKGRPWAHVTSHGGLLPGSEGGAVACNYVSLRKWLDDPERAVDALECLHIFSQIVDVVNLAHSQGIVLHNVRPSCFVMSSYNQVSFIESASCSDSGSDSPEYGSSSQMAEFKGSPSVVLPESQHSRSQYARLARNPASQINSESSCLQSSSGQAVHGSDGAANERTVGDKKQSFPMKQILLMESNWYTTPEEVSGDPTSCASDIYQLGVLLFELFCTFDSLEEKSSTMASLRHRVLPPQLLLKWPKEASFCLWLLHPEASSRPKMSELLQSEFLSEPRNEIKEREAAIDLREMIEEQELLLEFLLILQQMKQEAADNLNETISLISSDIEEVTKLHTSLRMKGGLSIDFGKGSGSGPNLMNNADDDDSGSSGSRKRIRQGLDTSAPDESEEHADIHQKPETHGSFLSKSSRLMKNFRKLESAYFLTRRRSMKTASRSLARHSQVSSDGRGGSNVATERSSISNPSSRDRNIEQKPNGWINTFLEGLCKYLSFSKLKVKADLKQGDLLNSSNLVCSLSFDRDGEFFASAGVNKKIKVFEYNSILNEDRDIHYPVVEMASRSKLSSICWNSYIKGQIASSNFEGVVQVWDVTRSQTFMEMREHERRVWSVDFSVADPTMLASGSDDGSVKLWNINQGVSVDTIKTKANVCCVQFPTDSGRTLAFGSADHKIYYYDLRSSKMPLCTLVGHKKTVSYVKFIDSTTLVSASTDNTLKLWDLSMCTSRVLDCPLQSFTGHLNVKNFVGLSVADGYIATGSETNEVFVYHKALPMPALSFKFNSTDPLSGDEVDDTAQFISSVCWRGQSSTLVAANSMGNIKLLEMA; this is encoded by the exons atgtttgtgtttgtgtttgtatCATGGGATTCATGTAAGCATACTAATAGTGAGAGGTGGATAGTTATGGAGGGCTCATCCGAGTCTGGTTGGGAGAGGTCTGATAGTTCTAGGGGTTTGAATTCTTCATTCTTGGTTAGAAATTCAAGAATTTTGAGGGGAGGTGCTGTCAGATTTTCAGGAGATAATAGTAGCCATGATTCTGTAAGGAAAGGGAGGCCTTGGGCTCATGTCACTAGCCATGGGGGTCTCCTACCCGGGTCTGAGGGCGGGGCAGTTGCGTGCAACTATGTGAGTTTGAGAAAGTGGTTGGATGACCCGGAAAGGGCTGTGGATGCCCTTGAGTGCCTGCATATATTCTCTCAGATTGTAGATGTGGTGAACTTGGCTCATTCTCAAGGGATTGTACTTCACAATGTTAGGCCTTCGTGTTTTGTTATGTCCTCATACAACCAGGTGTCGTTCATTGAGTCTGCCTCTTGCTCGGACTCTGGCTCGGATTCCCCCGAGTATGGATCAAGCAGCCAAATGGCTGAGTTCAAGGGTTCGCCCTCGGTTGTGCTTCCTGAGTCGCAGCACTCTAGGAGCCAGTATGCTCGTCTTGCTAGGAATCCGGCCTCACAGATTAACTCCGAGAGCAGCTGTTTGCAGTCAAGTTCAGGTCAGGCTGTGCATGGTTCGGATGGGGCTGCCAATGAGCGAACAGTGGGGGATAAGAAGCAGTCTTTCCCGATGAAGCAGATACTGCTGATGGAGTCCAATTGGTACACCACACCAGAAGAGGTTTCGGGTGATCCAACTTCATGTGCTTCAGATATATATCAGCTTGGTGTCTTACTATTTGAG TTGTTTTGCACGTTTGATTCCCTGGAAGAGAAAAGCTCGACTATGGCAAGCCTGAGACACCGTGTCCTCCCTCCACAGCTGCTTCTTAAGTGGCCTAAAGAAGCTTCGTTTTGCTTGTGGTTGCTGCATCCGGAGGCAAGTAGTCGGCCTAAAATGAG CGAACTGTTGCAAAGTGAGTTCTTGAGCGAACCTAGGAATGAGATAAAAGAACGTGAAGCTGCCATAGACCTTCGAGAAATGATAGAAGAGCAGGAGCTATTGCTGGAATTTCTCTTGATACTGCAACAGATGAAGCAAGAAGCAGCTGATAACTTGAATGAAACAATATCACTTATATCCTCCGACATAGAAGAAGTCACGAAGCTGCATACTTCTCTCAGGATGAAAGGTGGACTGAGCATAGATTTTGGTAAGGGTTCAGGGTCGGGTCCCAATTTAATGAACAATGCAGATGATGATGATTCTGGTAGCTCAGGATCAAGAAAGAGAATCAGGCAGGGCCTTGATACGAGTGCCCCCGATGAGTCAGAAGAGCATGCAGATATACATCAGAAACCAGAGACTCATGGAAGCTTTCTCTCCAAAAGTTCTCGGCTGATGAAGAATTTCCGGAAATTGGAATCAGCTTACTTTCTAACCAGACGTAGATCTATGAAAACAGCGTCTCGGTCATTGGCAAGACATTCTCAAGTTAGTAGTGATGGTAGAGGGGGGTCTAATGTAGCAACTGAAAGAAGTTCCATCAGTAACCCATCGTCAAGAGATCGAAACATTGAGCAAAAGCCAAATGGATGGATAAATACATTCCTAGAAGGATTGTGTAAATATCTTTCATTTAGCAAGCTAAAAGTTAAGGCAGATTTAAAGCAAGGAGATCTCTTAAATTCATCAAATCTGGTATGCTCCCTTAGTTTTGACCGTGATGGGGAGTTTTTCGCAAGTGCTGGTGTAAATAAGAAAATCAAAGTTTTTGAGTACAATTCAATCTTGAACGAAGATCGTGATATTCATTATCCAGTTGTTGAAATGGCAAGTAGATCAAAGCTTAGCAGCATATGTTGGAATAGCTACATTAAAGGCCAGATTGCTTCAAGTAACTTTGAAGGTGTGGTACAG GTATGGGATGTCACCAGGAGTCAGACTTTCATGGAAATGAGAGAACATGAACGGCGTGTGTGGTCTGTTGATTTCTCAGTGGCAGATCCAACAATGCTGGCCAGCGGTAGCGACGATGGTTCTGTTAAGCTCTGGAACATCAATCAG GGAGTAAGTGTTGATACCATTAAGACGAAGGCCAATGTCTGCTGTGTTCAATTCCCCACAGATTCAGGTCGTACTCTTGCATTTGGTTCGGCAGATCATAAGATATACTACTATGATCTTCGCTCCTCCAAAATGCCTCTATGTACTCTTGTTGGGCACAAAAAGACAGTGAGCTACGTGAAGTTCATTGATTCAACAACTCTTGTGTCAGCCTCCACGGATAACACTCTAAAGCTCTGGGATCTGTCGATGTGTACGTCAAGAGTTCTTGATTGTCCCTTGCAGTCATTCACAGGCCATCTGAATGTAAAG AATTTCGTTGGCTTGTCTGTAGCAGATGGTTATATTGCAACTGGCTCAGAAACAAACGAG GTTTTTGTCTACCACAAGGCCCTCCCGATGCCTGCATTGTCGTTCAAATTCAACAGCACGGATCCACTCTCAGGCGATGAAGTGGATGACACGGCACAGTTCATCTCATCCGTGTGTTGGCGCGGCCAGTCCTCCACCTTAGTAGCTGCAAACTCCATGGGAAACATTAAGCTATTGGAGATGGCTTGA
- the LOC121804956 gene encoding probable serine/threonine-protein kinase At1g54610 isoform X1 yields the protein MGCVCGKPYALDDNKDSPEERLSSKATSDLLASRSVSSRREESYSVKDRLDNGGNEERVTLIDKQINGSARLQGERFERKREKAEYASAGPHPRAGLVPRATEGEQVAAGWPPWLAAVAGEAIKGWVPRRADSFEKLDKIGQGTYSNVYRARDLDEGKIVALKKVRFDNLEPESVRFMAREILILRRLNHPNVIKLEGLVTSRMSCSLYLVFEYMEHDLAGLASHPGLKFTEPQVKCYMKQLLRGLDHCHNCGVLHRDIKGSNLLIDNRGILKIADFGLASLYDPHHSQPLTSRVVTLWYRPPELLLGATYYGTAVDLWSTGCILAELYAGKPIMPGRTEVEQLHKIFKLCGSPSEEYWRKSKLPHATIFKPQQPYKRRVVETFKDFPAPALALMEILLSIDPADRGSASSALKSEFFTARPHPCDPSSLPKYPPSKEFDAKVREEEARRVAAGSKGQRYDIERRGSRESRAVPAPEANAELISSMQKRHGQPNSKSRSEMFSSHPEEVASGFPIDPPRPSQSIEEDKNDPQGNVHKRASHSGPLVNRAAWTKVGKNIEDAPRNLGVADLSVMSGLVAARRSMLSEEHRDRSYSHQEAPKLIARFPGSFKEGSHSMTKQDLKNNGQLEDDKASNSSVSLGKGPRGNKIHYSGPLLVPSGKVEQVLKDHDRQIQEAVRRARLDKERMRKMQGEGNQLSMNTLFVSGR from the exons ATGGGTTGTGTTTGTGGTAAGCCTTATGCTCTTGATGATAACAAGGATAGCCCTGAGGAGAGGTTGTCGAGTAAAGCAACGTCAGATCTGCTGGCCTCGAGGTCTGTATCGTCGAGGAGGGAGGAGAGTTACTCAGTGAAGGATCGGTTGGATAATGGTGGCAATGAGGAAAGGGTCACATTGATAGATAAACAAATCAATGGCTCAGCTAGATTGCAGGGGGAGCGTTTTGAGAGGAAGAGGGAGAAAGCCGAGTATGCTTCGGCTGGGCCACATCCGAGGGCGGGCTTAGTGCCTAGAGCAACTGAAGGGGAACAGGTCGCAGCTGGATGGCCACCTTGGCTGGCAGCGGTGGCCGGTGAGGCTATTAAAGGATGGGTGCCGAGGAGGGCAGATTCATTTGAAAAGCTGGATAAG ATCGGTCAGGGTACTTACAGTAATGTTTACCGCGCCCGAGATCTCGATGAAGGGAAAATTGTTGCTTTGAAGAAAGTAAGGTTTGATAACCTGGAGCCTGAAAGTGTTCGTTTTATGGCAAGGGAAATTCTTATTTTGCGTAGGCTCAACCATCCAAATGTAATAAAATTGGAAGGTCTAGTTACGTCACGAATGTCTTGCAGCTTGTACCTCGTTTTTGAGTATATGGAGCATGATTTGGCTGGACTTGCATCTCACCCTGGCCTTAAGTTTACTGAACCTCAG GTTAAATGCTACATGAAACAACTTCTACGTGGACTCGATCACTGTCATAATTGTGGCGTGCTTCATCGAGACATAAAAGGTTCCAACCTGTTAATCGACAATAGGGGCATTCTCAAGATTGCCGACTTTGGCCTGGCTAGTTTGTATGATCCTCATCATAGTCAACCACTGACCAGCCGTGTTGTAACCCTGTGGTATCGGCCACCTGAACTTCTGCTTGGTGCAACTTATTACGGTACTGCCGTCGATTTATGGAGCACGGGTTGCATACTTGCAGAATTATATGCCGGCAAGCCTATAATGCCTGGAAGAACCGAG GTTGAGCAGTTGCATAAAATATTCAAACTTTGTGGATCACCCTCGGAGGAGTATTGGAGGAAATCAAAGTTGCCTCATGCAACAATTTTCAAGCCCCAGCAGCCTTACAAGCGCCGGGTTGTTGAAACATTTAAAGATTTTCCAGCACCAGCATTAGCACTTATGGAGATTTTGCTATCCATAGATCCTGCTGATCGTGGATCCGCATCATCTGCTTTGAAGAGTGAG TTCTTTACAGCGAGGCCTCATCCTTGTGATCCCTCGAGTTTGCCTAAGTATCCTCCCAGCAAAGAGTTCGACGCTAAAGTACGAGAGGAAGAAGCAAGGAG AGTGGCAGCTGGTAGCAAAGGTCAACGGTATGACATTGAAAGGAGAGGATCGAGAGAATCTCGTGCAGTTCCAGCTCCTGAAGCCAATGCTGAGTTGATCTCCTCTATGCAG AAACGACACGGTCAGCCCAACTCCAAGAGCAGGAGTGAGATGTTCAGTTCGCATCCCGAAGAAGTGGCTTCGGGTTTTCCTATCGATCCACCAAGACCATCACAATCCATTGAGGAAGATAAAAACGATCCCCAGGGAAATGTCCACAAGAGGGCGTCCCATTCTGGGCCTTTGGTAAACCGGGCTGCCTGGACGAAGGTTGGAAAGAATATTGAAGACGCTCCAAGGAATCTCGGCGTGGCTGACCTATCAGTCATGTCGGGTCTGGTAGCTGCTAGGAGGAGCATGCTGTCTGAAGAGCACAGAGATAGATCTTACTCTCACCAGGAAGCACCAAAGCTCATCGCCCGGTTTCCAGGTTCGTTTAAAGAGGGTTCACATTCGATGACGAAGCAGGACCTAAAGAACAATGGGCAGCTTGAAGATGATAAAGCAAGCAACAGCTCTGTTTCT CTGGGTAAAGGGCCAAGGGGGAACAAGATCCACTACTCGGGGCCGCTGCTTGTCCCTTCGGGCAAAGTGGAGCAGGTGTTGAAGGATCACGATCGTCAAATCCAAGAGGCCGTGAGACGTGCACGCCTGGACAAGGAGAGGATGCGGAAAATGCAGGGGGAAGGGAACCAGCTATCGATGAACACACTATTCGTTTCAGGGCGATAA
- the LOC121804957 gene encoding protein SPA1-RELATED 3-like isoform X2: protein MFVFVFVSWDSCKHTNSERWIVMEGSSESGWERSDSSRGLNSSFLVRNSRILRGGAVRFSGDNSSHDSVRKGRPWAHVTSHGGLLPGSEGGAVACNYVSLRKWLDDPERAVDALECLHIFSQIVDVVNLAHSQGIVLHNVRPSCFVMSSYNQVSFIESASCSDSGSDSPEYGSSSQMAEFKGSPSVVLPESQHSRSQYARLARNPASQINSESSCLQSSSGQAVHGSDGAANERTVGDKKQSFPMKQILLMESNWYTTPEEVSGDPTSCASDIYQLGVLLFELFCTFDSLEEKSSTMASLRHRVLPPQLLLKWPKEASFCLWLLHPEASSRPKMSELLQSEFLSEPRNEIKEREAAIDLREMIEEQELLLEFLLILQQMKQEAADNLNETISLISSDIEEVTKLHTSLRMKGGLSIDFGKGSGSGPNLMNNADDDDSGSSGSRKRIRQGLDTSAPDESEEHADIHQKPETHGSFLSKSSRLMKNFRKLESAYFLTRRRSMKTASRSLARHSQVSSDGRGGSNVATERSSISNPSSRDRNIEQKPNGWINTFLEGLCKYLSFSKLKVKADLKQGDLLNSSNLVCSLSFDRDGEFFASAGVNKKIKVFEYNSILNEDRDIHYPVVEMASRSKLSSICWNSYIKGQIASSNFEGVVQVWDVTRSQTFMEMREHERRVWSVDFSVADPTMLASGSDDGSVKLWNINQAILLLHLVDVSFETKRSKC, encoded by the exons atgtttgtgtttgtgtttgtatCATGGGATTCATGTAAGCATACTAATAGTGAGAGGTGGATAGTTATGGAGGGCTCATCCGAGTCTGGTTGGGAGAGGTCTGATAGTTCTAGGGGTTTGAATTCTTCATTCTTGGTTAGAAATTCAAGAATTTTGAGGGGAGGTGCTGTCAGATTTTCAGGAGATAATAGTAGCCATGATTCTGTAAGGAAAGGGAGGCCTTGGGCTCATGTCACTAGCCATGGGGGTCTCCTACCCGGGTCTGAGGGCGGGGCAGTTGCGTGCAACTATGTGAGTTTGAGAAAGTGGTTGGATGACCCGGAAAGGGCTGTGGATGCCCTTGAGTGCCTGCATATATTCTCTCAGATTGTAGATGTGGTGAACTTGGCTCATTCTCAAGGGATTGTACTTCACAATGTTAGGCCTTCGTGTTTTGTTATGTCCTCATACAACCAGGTGTCGTTCATTGAGTCTGCCTCTTGCTCGGACTCTGGCTCGGATTCCCCCGAGTATGGATCAAGCAGCCAAATGGCTGAGTTCAAGGGTTCGCCCTCGGTTGTGCTTCCTGAGTCGCAGCACTCTAGGAGCCAGTATGCTCGTCTTGCTAGGAATCCGGCCTCACAGATTAACTCCGAGAGCAGCTGTTTGCAGTCAAGTTCAGGTCAGGCTGTGCATGGTTCGGATGGGGCTGCCAATGAGCGAACAGTGGGGGATAAGAAGCAGTCTTTCCCGATGAAGCAGATACTGCTGATGGAGTCCAATTGGTACACCACACCAGAAGAGGTTTCGGGTGATCCAACTTCATGTGCTTCAGATATATATCAGCTTGGTGTCTTACTATTTGAG TTGTTTTGCACGTTTGATTCCCTGGAAGAGAAAAGCTCGACTATGGCAAGCCTGAGACACCGTGTCCTCCCTCCACAGCTGCTTCTTAAGTGGCCTAAAGAAGCTTCGTTTTGCTTGTGGTTGCTGCATCCGGAGGCAAGTAGTCGGCCTAAAATGAG CGAACTGTTGCAAAGTGAGTTCTTGAGCGAACCTAGGAATGAGATAAAAGAACGTGAAGCTGCCATAGACCTTCGAGAAATGATAGAAGAGCAGGAGCTATTGCTGGAATTTCTCTTGATACTGCAACAGATGAAGCAAGAAGCAGCTGATAACTTGAATGAAACAATATCACTTATATCCTCCGACATAGAAGAAGTCACGAAGCTGCATACTTCTCTCAGGATGAAAGGTGGACTGAGCATAGATTTTGGTAAGGGTTCAGGGTCGGGTCCCAATTTAATGAACAATGCAGATGATGATGATTCTGGTAGCTCAGGATCAAGAAAGAGAATCAGGCAGGGCCTTGATACGAGTGCCCCCGATGAGTCAGAAGAGCATGCAGATATACATCAGAAACCAGAGACTCATGGAAGCTTTCTCTCCAAAAGTTCTCGGCTGATGAAGAATTTCCGGAAATTGGAATCAGCTTACTTTCTAACCAGACGTAGATCTATGAAAACAGCGTCTCGGTCATTGGCAAGACATTCTCAAGTTAGTAGTGATGGTAGAGGGGGGTCTAATGTAGCAACTGAAAGAAGTTCCATCAGTAACCCATCGTCAAGAGATCGAAACATTGAGCAAAAGCCAAATGGATGGATAAATACATTCCTAGAAGGATTGTGTAAATATCTTTCATTTAGCAAGCTAAAAGTTAAGGCAGATTTAAAGCAAGGAGATCTCTTAAATTCATCAAATCTGGTATGCTCCCTTAGTTTTGACCGTGATGGGGAGTTTTTCGCAAGTGCTGGTGTAAATAAGAAAATCAAAGTTTTTGAGTACAATTCAATCTTGAACGAAGATCGTGATATTCATTATCCAGTTGTTGAAATGGCAAGTAGATCAAAGCTTAGCAGCATATGTTGGAATAGCTACATTAAAGGCCAGATTGCTTCAAGTAACTTTGAAGGTGTGGTACAG GTATGGGATGTCACCAGGAGTCAGACTTTCATGGAAATGAGAGAACATGAACGGCGTGTGTGGTCTGTTGATTTCTCAGTGGCAGATCCAACAATGCTGGCCAGCGGTAGCGACGATGGTTCTGTTAAGCTCTGGAACATCAATCAGGCAATTCTACTTTTGCACTTGGTGGATGTCAGCTTTGAAACTAAAC GGAGTAAGTGTTGA